The Clostridia bacterium genome window below encodes:
- a CDS encoding D-glycerate dehydrogenase, producing the protein MNKRWNVYVTYRIPDPALELLTRHCDVEVNPQNRLLTREELLAAVPCRDAVLSFPTDVINNEVLELAKDVKIFANNAVGYNNFDIEAATKRGVLLSNTPGVLTDATADLAFALLLAAARRVVESDRWIRAGNFQLWRPNDFLGLEISGKTLGIIGAGRIGRAMAKRALAFGMKIIYTGRSRYLDFEEAAGAVWVDKKTLLQEADFISLHMPLTPETYHYIGEEELALMKPTAVLINTARGPVVDEKALVRALQDGKIWGAGLDVYEEEPKLAEGLADLPNVVLTPHIGSATQETRTKMALMAVENILAAQRGELPPNCLNPEAYRGRKD; encoded by the coding sequence ATGAATAAGCGCTGGAACGTTTATGTGACGTACCGGATACCGGATCCGGCCTTGGAGCTGTTGACCCGTCACTGCGACGTGGAAGTAAACCCCCAGAACCGCCTGCTTACGCGGGAAGAGCTCCTGGCCGCGGTGCCGTGTCGAGACGCGGTACTGTCCTTTCCTACCGACGTCATCAACAATGAGGTTTTGGAACTGGCTAAAGATGTAAAGATATTTGCCAATAATGCCGTCGGCTACAACAATTTTGATATTGAAGCCGCCACCAAACGCGGGGTGTTGCTCAGCAACACCCCCGGCGTCTTAACCGATGCCACCGCGGATCTGGCCTTTGCCCTTCTCCTGGCCGCAGCCCGCCGGGTGGTGGAATCCGATCGCTGGATCCGGGCGGGCAATTTCCAACTGTGGAGGCCCAATGATTTCCTGGGCTTAGAGATCAGCGGCAAGACCCTTGGCATCATCGGCGCCGGCCGCATCGGCCGGGCGATGGCCAAGCGCGCTTTAGCTTTCGGTATGAAGATTATTTACACGGGCCGCAGCCGGTACCTTGATTTTGAAGAGGCCGCCGGTGCCGTATGGGTTGACAAAAAAACTCTACTGCAGGAAGCCGACTTCATCTCCCTGCATATGCCTCTAACCCCGGAGACGTATCACTACATTGGAGAAGAAGAACTGGCTCTGATGAAACCGACGGCGGTCCTCATTAACACCGCCAGGGGTCCCGTGGTGGACGAGAAAGCCCTGGTCAGGGCCCTGCAGGATGGCAAAATCTGGGGCGCCGGCCTGGACGTCTATGAAGAGGAACCCAAACTGGCCGAAGGACTGGCGGATTTACCTAACGTGGTCCTCACGCCTCACATTGGCAGCGCCACCCAGGAGACGCGGACCAAAATGGCCCTGATGGCGGTGGAAAACATCCTGGCGGCCCAGCGGGGAGAACTCCCTCCCAACTGTTTAAACCCGGAGGCGTACCGGGGCCGGAAGGATTGA